The Planctomycetota bacterium sequence AAAGGCCGAGACCGTTTCTGGGATGAGATAGTCGATAAACAGCCGGCCGAATGCCCGACCGAGGCGCTGGAGGCAGAGGATATTTCCATTATTATATATACTTCAGGCACGACCGGCAAGCCCAAGGGCACGGTGCATACGCACGCCGGATGCCTGGCCCAGATGGCCAAGGAACTGGGCTATTATTTTGACGTCAAACCGGATGATATCTTTTTTTGGTTCACGGATATCGGTTGGATGATGGGTCCCTGGGAGATGATTGGGGTGACGTTCTTCGGAGCGACCTTTGTGATTTACGAAGGGGCGCCGGATTTCCCCAAGCCGGACCGGCTCTGGGATATTATCGAGAGGCATAAGATAAATTCACTGGGCATTTCGCCGACCGCCATCAGGTTGCTGATTACCTACGGCGACGAGTGGCTGGCCAAGCATAATCTTTCGTCCCTGCGGATACTCGGTTCAACCGGCGAGCCGTGGGACGGAGAATCGTATATGTGGTTCTTTGAGAAAGTGGGCGGCAAACGATGTCCGATTATAAATATTTCAGGCGGAACGGAGATAGTGGGCTGCTTATTGTCGCCGATGCCGATAACCGAATTGAAACCATGCACCTTGCGCGGTCCGGGCCTGGGTATGGACATAGATGTTTTTGACGATATGGGCCAGCCGATTCGGGGCGGTATCGGGCATCTGGTCTGCAAGAAGCCCGCGCCGTCTATGACCAAGGGATTCCTGAACGACCCGCAGAGGTATCTGGACACCTATTTTTCCAAATGGCCCAATGTTTGGTATCACGGCGACTGGGCCAAGGTGGATGAGGACGGATTTTGGTTCCTATTTGGTCGGAGCGATGATACCATAAAGGTAGCCGGCAAGAGGACCGGACCGGCCGAGATAGAGGCGGCGCTGATAGAACACAATGCAGTGGCCGAGGCCGCGGCCATCGGCGTACCGCACGACATCAAGGGCGAGACCGTGGTTTGTTTTGTGGTGTTGAATCCGGGCGTAGTGCCTTCAGAAGCGCTCCGGGAGGAACTTAAGGCGCAAGTTGTAAAGCATCTCGGGAAAACCCTCAAGCCCGAGGCATTGAAATTTATCAGGGCGCTGCCCAAGACGCGCTCTGCTAAAATCGTCCGGGGCGTGATTAAACGCAAATACCTGGGCGAACCGCTGGGCGATATCTCCTCTGTGGAAAACCAGGATACCATTGAAGAGGTCAGCCGGGCTATTTAATAATTATGGAACCTGACAGTAATGGCAGTATTCTCAGCAGCAGTGTGTTGGTCTTAAACAAATTCTACACGGCCTTGCGGGTGATTTCCGCCCGGCGCGCCTTTGTCTTCCTGGCCAAGGATTTTGCCGAGGTCATCCATAAGAACAACGGCCGGTTTGAGAATTACCGGTTTGACCACTGGATTGAGGAATCCCGCACCAACGGCCGGGAATTTACGGATTATATCCATACGCCGAGCGTGCAGATAATGGTGCCGCGGGTGATACGGCTCCTGGAATACGGGAAACTGCCGCGGCGGGTGCTTAAGTTCAACCGCAAGAATATCATGATGCGCGATAATTACCAGTGTCAGTATTGCGGCAAAAAGCAGGCCTTAAACTCAATGACCATTGACCATGTTGTACCCCGTTCCAGAGGCGGAACGACCGAATGGACCAATGCGGTGACCTGTTGCAGTAAATGCAATACCAAGAAGGGCGGACGTCTGCCCCAAGAGGCTGGGATGAAATTGATTGCCAAGCCGCAGGCGCCTAAATTCAACCAGAGTATTTTCAGGCTGTTCAATGACCGGCGATACGAGCTCTGGAAGGAATTTATTAAGGATTTGTCAGAAATTGGGTAGCCCGGGTTGGGGGAACATCTGGTCGGGCTATACGAAAGGTAAAATATGAAAAATATATTAGTTTATTCTTTGGCGCTGTTGATTGTTTTGGCGGCGGCACTGCGGGGCGGGGCGGAAAATAAAGACGGGCGGGCAGCCGAGTTAATCAAGCGCCTGGATTCCGAAAAGGAATCATTACGGAGTTCCGCGGCCTATGCCCTGGGCGAGATGGGCGCCAAAGAGGCCATTCTGGAATTAAAACGGCTCCTGATAGACAAGGAATGGACCGTGCGCCAAGCCGCGGTTGATGCCTTGAGAAAACTTGAAGCAAATGACCTGGCCGCCGATATAATGCGGCTGTTAAAAGATAAAAGCAGCGATGTGCGCGAGTCAGCGGTGGTGGCGATGGGCGAATTCCGCGCCCGAGAGTCGGTGCCCGCGCTGGTAAAAATCATCAACGATGACGATGATGACATGGTGCGCACAGCGGCCATTTATGCGCTGGGTAAAATGGGCGATAAGGGTGCTATCTCTGATTTGACAGCGCTGGTGAAGAAGAATAACTGGGGTATCCGAGTTTCGGCGGTTTTGGCGCTGGCCGAACTTGATGCGAAGGAA is a genomic window containing:
- a CDS encoding acetate--CoA ligase, which codes for MKDVIWTPYGDYLAKSNITRFMQKYSIKDYDELVRRSTSDIEWFWDAALKDLGMEWFKPYTKVLDDSKGFPWARWFINGKMNIVYNCIDRHISNPKIAFVWEGDDGVIRNVSYAELNKMVCQAANALKSLGIRKGDTVGIYMPMIPEIVATFFGCLKIGAVVIPIFSGFGSTALSTRLSDAKAKVIFTADGGLRRGKQVLLKKEVDIAAKDIPSLKNIIVVKRLGLKDTPMTKGRDRFWDEIVDKQPAECPTEALEAEDISIIIYTSGTTGKPKGTVHTHAGCLAQMAKELGYYFDVKPDDIFFWFTDIGWMMGPWEMIGVTFFGATFVIYEGAPDFPKPDRLWDIIERHKINSLGISPTAIRLLITYGDEWLAKHNLSSLRILGSTGEPWDGESYMWFFEKVGGKRCPIINISGGTEIVGCLLSPMPITELKPCTLRGPGLGMDIDVFDDMGQPIRGGIGHLVCKKPAPSMTKGFLNDPQRYLDTYFSKWPNVWYHGDWAKVDEDGFWFLFGRSDDTIKVAGKRTGPAEIEAALIEHNAVAEAAAIGVPHDIKGETVVCFVVLNPGVVPSEALREELKAQVVKHLGKTLKPEALKFIRALPKTRSAKIVRGVIKRKYLGEPLGDISSVENQDTIEEVSRAI
- a CDS encoding HNH endonuclease, translated to MEPDSNGSILSSSVLVLNKFYTALRVISARRAFVFLAKDFAEVIHKNNGRFENYRFDHWIEESRTNGREFTDYIHTPSVQIMVPRVIRLLEYGKLPRRVLKFNRKNIMMRDNYQCQYCGKKQALNSMTIDHVVPRSRGGTTEWTNAVTCCSKCNTKKGGRLPQEAGMKLIAKPQAPKFNQSIFRLFNDRRYELWKEFIKDLSEIG